Proteins encoded by one window of Panicum virgatum strain AP13 chromosome 7N, P.virgatum_v5, whole genome shotgun sequence:
- the LOC120682161 gene encoding kinesin-like protein KIN-14H, which translates to MASSLPPRSSYLKKENAGTARREMGLKVAPRRNVLSAINNGEANGGAPSAPADGGGAEAAPVVEFGGREDVERLLAEKMKGKSKNDFKGRNEQMSDYIKKLRACIRWYMELEDGYLAEQEKLRSTLDAENSRHTELEAQLSNAIEELKAANLDLTRRCESLEETLNREKSEKLIAVESYEKEKQERESAERSRDVLTVELERATHDAKRFSEQLKMVQDTNKRLQEYNTSLQQYNSNLQADASKSGETISKLQKEKSAMMETMAALRECHNSMSSQLESSRASQQEAIRVKEELRKEVECRRAESKQVRDDRDHAVAQLNSLNIELATCKEQFGRASKECECMSTKVSALEETCNTQQEQIQTLQKQLAVATDKLKLADVTAIEAMTGYEEQKEKIKYLEDRLAHAESQIVEGDELRKKLHNTILELKGNIRVFCRVRPLLRFDGDSNGPEGASISFPTSVESAGRAIDLMNQGQKLSFSYDKVFDHNASQEDVFVEISQLVQSALDGYKVCIFAYGQTGSGKTYTMMGKSGIDQKGIIPRSLEQIFKTSQSLESQGWKYSMQASMLEIYNESIRDLLAPGRPNSFDMTTSKQYTIKHDSHGNTTVSDLTIIDVFSIADVTNLLEKASHSRSVGKTQMNEQSSRSHFVFTLKISGSNENTGQHVQGVLNLIDLAGSERLAKSGSTGDRLKETQSINKSLSALSDVIFAIGKGDDHVPFRNSKLTYLLQPCLGGDSKTLMFVNISPEASSVGETICSLRFASRVNACEIGIPRRQTQARPFDSRLSYGFQQY; encoded by the exons ATGGCCTCGTCTCTGCCGCCTCGCAGCTCCTACCTG AAGAAGGAGAACGCGGGGACCGCGCGCCGCGAAATGGGGCTCAAGGTGGCGCCGCGCCGGAACGTGCTGTCGGCCATCAACAACGGCGAGGCCAACGGCGGGGCGCCGTCCGCGCCGGCAGatggcggcggagcggaggccgCGCCCGTGGTCGAGTTCGGTGGGAGGGAGGACGTGGAGCGGCTGCTTGCCGAGAAGATGAAGGGCAAGAGCAAGAACGATTTCAAG GGGAGAAACGAACAGATGAGCGACTACATCAAGAAGCTCAGGGCGTGCATCCGATGGTACATGGAACTAGAGGATGGCTATTTGGctgagcaggagaagctccGGAGTACTTTGGATGCCGAGAACAGCCGTCATACTGAATTGG AGGCCCAGCTCAGCAATGCGATTGAAGAGTTGAAAGCTGCTAACTTGGATTTGACAAGGCGTTGCGAGAGTCTAGAGGAGACCTTGAACAGGGAGAAGTCTGAAAAATTG ATTGCTGTGGAGTCTTACGAGAAAGAAAAGCAGGAAAGAGAATCGGCTGAGCGTTCACGTGATGTACTGACTGTAGAACTAGAAAGGGCCACTCATGACGCCAAGCGCTTTAGTGAGCAG CTAAAAATGGTTCAAGACACGAACAAAAGGCTTCAAGAATACAATACCAGCTTGCAACAATACAACAGTAATCTTCAGGCTGATGCCTCAAAGAGTGGAGAGACTATCTCAAAACTACAAAAAGAGAAGAGCGCCATGATGGAAACTATGGCCGCTCTGAGAGAGTGTCATAATTCAATGAGCAGCCAGCTAGAATCTTCTAGA GCTTCTCAGCAAGAGGCTATTAGGGTGAAGGAAGAACTTAGGAAAGAAGTGGAATGCCGTAGAGCTGAGTCGAAGCAGGTTAGAGATGACCGTGATCATGCGGTCGCTCAACTGAACAGTTTGAACATTGAACTTGCTACTTGCAAGGAACAATTTGGTAGAGCATCAAAAGAATGTGAATGCATGAGTACAAAAGTATCAGCACTTGAG GAAACATGCAATACACAGCAAGAACAGATTCAGACTCTTCAGAAGCAGCTTGCAGTTGCAACCGATAAGTTGAAG CTTGCTGATGTGACTGCAATCGAGGCGATGACAGGATATGAAGAGCAGAAGGAGAAAATAAAATACCTCGAGGATCGTTTGGCACATGCAGAGTCTCAAATTGTTGAAGGTGATGAGTTGCGGAAAAAACTACACAACACCATACTG GAATTGAAAGGAAATATCAGGGTTTTCTGTCGAGTTCGTCCGCTTCTTCGGTTTGATGGTGATTCAAATGGTCCAGAAGGTGCCTCTATCTCTTTTCCAACATCGGTAGAATCTGCTGGGCGTGCTATTGATTTGATGAACCAAG GCCAGAAGCTTTCCTTCTCATATGACAAGGTTTTTGACCACAATGCTTCACAAGAAGATGTGTTTGTGGAAATATCGCAATTAGTCCAAAGTGCCCTTGATGGATACAAG GTATGCATATTTGCATACGGTCAAACCGGATCTGGTAAAACTTATACAATGATGGGCAAATCAGGGATTGATCAGAAAGGCATAATTCCTCGTTCATTGGAACAAATTTTTAAGACAAGTCAATCTCTGGAGTCTCAAGGATGGAAGTATTCCATGCAA GCTTCAATGTTGGAAATATACAATGAGTCAATTCGCGATTTGTTAGCACCAGGACGCCCAAATAGTTTTGACATGACAACCAGTAAACAATACACTATAAAGCATGACTCTCATGGGAATACAACTGTGTCTGACCTTACAATTATTGATGTCTTCAGTATTGCTGATGTGACTAATCTACTAGAGAAAGCATCCCACAGCAG GTCTGTAGGTAAGACCCAGATGAATGAGCAATCATCTAGGAGTCATTTTGTGTTCACACTAAAGATATCAGGATCAAATGAG AACACAGGTCAACATGTCCAAGGGGTCCTTAACTTGATTGATTTAGCTGGGAGCGAGCGTCTTGCTAAAAGTGGTTCCACAGGTGATCGCTTGAAGGAAACACAA TCAATCAATAAAAGTTTGTCAGCTCTAAGTGATGTAATCTTTGCGATTGGAAAAGGAGATGACCATGTTCCTTTCAGAAATTCAAAACTTACATACCTATTGCAG CCTTGCCTTGGAGGGGACTCGAAAACTCTCATGTTTGTCAATATTTCACCTGAGGCATCATCTGTTGGGGAGACAATATGCTCATTGAGGTTTGCTTCAAGGGTGAATGCTTGTGAGATCGGGATACCAAGACGTCAGACACAAGCACGCCCCTTCGATTCTAGGCTGAGCTATGG ATTTCAGCAATATTAA
- the LOC120682508 gene encoding thioredoxin-like protein CXXS1 — MEIQQHRGVGNSKVVKVQSEEAWELFTNQASNEGRPVVAHFGASWCVTSLSMNYKFEELAQTHPEILFLYVDVDDIQSVSSKYGVKAMPTFFLIKNKEVVRKIVGANPDELKKLVDASTDSFETQIVVE, encoded by the exons ATGGAGATCCAGCAGCACCGGGGGGTTGGCAATTCGAAGGTCGTGAAGGTTCAGAGCGAGGAGGCATGGGAGCTATTCACCAATCAAGCAAGCAACGAAGGGCGCCCT GTTGTTGCCCATTTCGGGGCATCATGGTGTGTGACATCCCTGTCCATGAACTACAAGTTTGAGGAGCTAGCTCAGACCCACCCTGAGATCTTGTTTCTCTATGTTGATGTTGACGATATCCAG AGTGTTTCATCCAAGTACGGAGTGAAGGCCATGCCGACATTTTTCCTCATCAAGAACAAGGAGGTGGTGAGGAAGATCGTTGGGGCGAATccagatgagttgaagaagctGGTGGATGCTTCTACTGATTCCTTCGAAACTCAGATAGTCGTCGAATAG